The window CCTGTATGTCCAGGGATACCGGATAGTATCTCATAAGCCTCCTTTGCATCGGCTGGGCGTCTGGCCACGTCGTACCTTCGCCGACAGCTTTCTGTCAGACGTCAAGACGTTTCATCACAAAACGAAGGACATCAAGTCTTCTGCTACGGTCACCGGCCCCTTATACGTGCCGGCGGCCTGTTTGACAAGATCCTGTCCATCGCACTCGGGATAGAGATGGGTGAGCACCAGGTGCCGGGCGTCGGCCCGGCCGGCGATGCGGCCGGCCAGAGAGGGGGTGAGGTGTCCCGGCACTTTGTGGCTGTCGGGCATGGCCGACTCGCAAATGAACAGGTCAACCTCCCGGGCCACGTCGACCAAAGCATCGCATACATCCGTATCTCCCGAACAGGCCATCGATCGACCGTCTGGATCGCTGATACGGTAGGCCAGGCTTTCAGGGCGATGGTTCACCGGCCGGGCAGTCAGCACAAAATCTTCGAAATAGCGGATCGTCTCACCGGCCAGGGTGTCGATTTCCTGCAAGGCCATCTGGTCTTCGGGCAGGACGATCCAATGGTCATAGACCGCCCGCAATCCCTGGTAGAACCGTTTCAGTCCGGTACCCGCGGCAAGGGTCAGACGGTGTGTGCGCGCCTCGGCGTCAGGATATTTGGTGGCGAAAAGCAGCGGGACCAATTCGGCGGTGTGATCCGGGTGAAAATGGGTCAAAAAAATGTGGGTCAGGTCAAAGATGGTCAACCCGTATTGCAACAGGCGATGCATGGTGCCCGGCCCGAGGTCCACCAGGATTTTGGCACGGCCGCTCTCCACCAGCACGCTGCTGGCGCTGCGCGTCAGACGGGGCACGCAGGTGCCCGATCCCAGGATCGTGATTTTCATTTTGATTTCAACCGCTTGGTTTGTGTCGGGCCCGCCGTTTCAGATGGGGGGGGCTTCTGGCGCCCGGCCCGCATGCCCCGCTCGATGCGCAGGCGGATCCAGTCGGAAAGCGCTTTCCAATCTGTGACATTGACGAGCGACGCGATGGCATCGAGGGGCACTTCGGCCCTCGCTGCGCTTTTGTGGCCGCCGGCAAGGCCCCAGCGACCGAAACTGTTCTTGGCCAGGCTGCCGGCATCTTTGCGGATGCCGTCGTTTCGGAAAATCGTCACCAGCTTGCCCTGGTGCACTCCGGCCACGATGCTCCAGTTGACCGAATCGATGCGCATGAAAAAATCGGCGATTTGCACGCACACATCCGGATGGTTGACCACGCCCAGACAGACACAGGCGCGCCCCTTGTGCAGATGCATCTCTTCCAGTGCCTTTCGGAAAAATTTCAGGAAGTCGAGCCGGATTTCGGCGCACTCGATGCGGCGCGCCAAGGCGATATTGGAGAGATGAAACACGAACTGAAAGGCCTGCAGGTCCTCGGCCACGGTATGACGTTCGAAATTGCTGGTATCGGTTTTGATCGCGTAATAGAGGCTGGTGGCCAATTTGGCGGACGGCTTGATTTTGGCTGCGCGCAGGTATTCGATCATAATGGTGGCCGTGGCGCCGTATTTGGGTCGAATGTCCACGAAAGGGGCCTGGGCCGAGGCACCCGGGGGATGGTGATCGATGATCACATCCGGCTTGAGACCGAGCAACAGCTCATGGTGGTCGAGCTGACCGTCGACCAGTACAATGCGCTCGTGACGATCCAGGTCGATTTGTGCGAACGGTACCAGGGTGACCCCCACCAGGCGGATCAGCACCAGATTGTCGGTGCGCTGGATCGCGTTGAGATTGGAGATGGTCACGCTCGCCACCTTGCGCCACAATAACCGTTTGACGGCCATGGCGCTGGCAATGGCATCCGGGTCGGCCACAATGGGAATCAAGACATGATCATCCCCGTTGAACCGGCTATAGAAGCGTCTCAGGCGCTCTTTGGCGGAAAGGGGCATGTGTCTCGTGCCTTTTTCTGAAATTGGAGTCTTTTTTTATCCTTAATCTATAAGCTTAACCGTGCCTTGACAACCCCCCTATAGAAACGTCGGCGGTCCATACCTTATGGCCGTTTAATGGAACAAAATCGAACATTGACACCTGCCGCATTTGGGGA is drawn from Desulfatitalea tepidiphila and contains these coding sequences:
- a CDS encoding MBL fold metallo-hydrolase — its product is MKITILGSGTCVPRLTRSASSVLVESGRAKILVDLGPGTMHRLLQYGLTIFDLTHIFLTHFHPDHTAELVPLLFATKYPDAEARTHRLTLAAGTGLKRFYQGLRAVYDHWIVLPEDQMALQEIDTLAGETIRYFEDFVLTARPVNHRPESLAYRISDPDGRSMACSGDTDVCDALVDVAREVDLFICESAMPDSHKVPGHLTPSLAGRIAGRADARHLVLTHLYPECDGQDLVKQAAGTYKGPVTVAEDLMSFVL
- a CDS encoding DHH family phosphoesterase, which translates into the protein MPLSAKERLRRFYSRFNGDDHVLIPIVADPDAIASAMAVKRLLWRKVASVTISNLNAIQRTDNLVLIRLVGVTLVPFAQIDLDRHERIVLVDGQLDHHELLLGLKPDVIIDHHPPGASAQAPFVDIRPKYGATATIMIEYLRAAKIKPSAKLATSLYYAIKTDTSNFERHTVAEDLQAFQFVFHLSNIALARRIECAEIRLDFLKFFRKALEEMHLHKGRACVCLGVVNHPDVCVQIADFFMRIDSVNWSIVAGVHQGKLVTIFRNDGIRKDAGSLAKNSFGRWGLAGGHKSAARAEVPLDAIASLVNVTDWKALSDWIRLRIERGMRAGRQKPPPSETAGPTQTKRLKSK